Proteins from one Telopea speciosissima isolate NSW1024214 ecotype Mountain lineage chromosome 1, Tspe_v1, whole genome shotgun sequence genomic window:
- the LOC122668655 gene encoding cell division control protein 2 homolog A-like, with product MDQYEKVEKIGEGTYGVVYKARDRVTNETVALKKIRLEQEDEGVPSTAIREISLLKEMQHGNIVRLQDVEHSEKRLYLVFEYLDLDLKKHMDSCPELAKNPHLIKTFLYQILRGIAYCHSHRVLHRDLKPQNLLIDLRTNALKLADFGLARAFGIPVRTFTHEVVVTLWYRAPEILLGSRHYSTPVDVWSVGCIFAEMVNQCPLFPGDSEIDELFKIFRYMGTPNEETWPGVTSLPDFKSAFPKWPH from the exons ATGGACCAG TATGAGAAAGTTGAGAAGATTGGAGAAGGAACTTATGGTGTGGTTTACAAGGCTCGTGACCGTGTGACAAATGAGACTGTCGCTCTCAAAAAGATTCGCTTGGAGCAGGAAGATGAAGGAGTCCCTAGCACGGCAATAAGGGAAATCTCCCTCTTGAAAGAGATGCAGCATGGCAACATAGTCAG GTTACAGGATGTAGAACACAGTGAGAAACGATTGTATCTTGTTTTTGAATATCTGGATCTGGATTTGAAGAAGCACATGGATTCGTGTCCAGAGCTTGCTAAGAATCCGCATTTAATAAAA ACGTTTCTCTATCAGATTCTTCGTGGAATTGCATATTGCCATTCTCATAGAGTTCTCCACCGAGATCTGAAACCTCAAAATTTGCTAATAGATCTCCGCACCAATGCATTGAAGCTTGCAGACTTTGGATTAGCTAGGGCATTTGGTATTCCAGTCAGGACATTTACTCATGAGGTAG TGGTAACCCTCTGGTATAGAGCACCAGAAATCCTCCTCGGGTCCCGCCATTACTCTACTCCGGTAGATGTCTGGTCAGTGGGTTGTATATTTGCTGAGATGGTGAATCAGTGCCCTTTGTTCCCTGGGGATTCTGAGATTGATGAACTTTTCAAGATTTTCAG ATATATGGGCACTCCGAATGAAGAAACATGGCCTGGAGTGACTTCGTTGCCCGACTTCAAGTCTGCCTTCCCCAAGTGGCCCCATTAG
- the LOC122668650 gene encoding uncharacterized protein LOC122668650, which produces MEELGEFQDWELLGVVQSPVTLESPRDFVEIEGDSEGVIMSDYFSLHSEKRYARTVSERDLCEEVSVDSDNPSWVDPGSEPRHGDDAKREVGFEGIVLAHKNSGEFWSDSSSEQSVSRKNDLGCGDVRDEVGFEESGESKRTEPKSMDSGEFWSDSGGDGSSPAKVENTEGDSGSVSGDYEPEFVPEGLNGSNSGAIMEVAPEGSEFFGVATISGEEAKAGEEGKKKIVWWKLPFELLKFCVFRVSPVVSLSLAAAMMGVVILGRRLYKMKRRTRAFPLKITVEDKKVSQFMVRAARLNEAFSVVRRAPIALRPSLPAAGVTPWPVMSLR; this is translated from the exons ATGGAAGAACTTGGCGAGTTTCAGGACTGGGAGTTGCTGGGTGTTGTCCAATCACCCGTTACCCTTGAGAGTCCGAGGGATTTCGTTGAAATCGAAGGCGACTCTGAAGGCGTTATCATGTCTGATTACTTTTCTCTGCATTCCGAGAAGAGATACGCAAGAACAGTCTCCGAACGTGATCTCTGTGAGGAGGTTTCTGTTGATTCTGATAATCCGAGCTGGGTTGATCCAGGTTCGGAGCCTAGGCATGGAGATGATGCCAAAAGAGAAGTGGGTTTCGAAGGAATCGTGCTTGCGCATAAGAATTCGGGGGAATTTTGGTCGGATTCGAGCAGTGAACAATCGGTTTCCAGGAAAAACGATTTGGGTTGTGGTGATGTGAGAGACGAAGTGGGTTTTGAAGAATCTGGAGAAAGCAAACGAACTGAACCTAAAAGCATGGATTCGGGCGAGTTTTGGTCCGATTCTGGTGGAGATGGATCCTCTCCTGCGAAGGTTGAGAACACTGAGGGAGACTCTGGCTCAGTCTCTGGTGATTACGAGCCTGAATTTGTACCAGAGGGGCTAAATGGGTCGAATTCAGGTGCGATCATGGAGGTTGCACCAGAGGGAAGTGAATTTTTTGGAGTGGCAACCATCTCGGGGGAAGAGGCGAAAGCaggagaggaagggaagaagaagattgtttgGTGGAAGCTTCCTTTTGAGCTTCTGAAATTCTGTGTTTTCAGGGTTAGTCCTGTTGTGTCTCTCTCTTTAGCTGCTGCAATGATGGGTGTTGTTATCCTAGGCAGGAGATTGTACAAGATGAAGAGAAGGACCCGGGCCTTTCCGCTTAAGATCACTGTGGAGGATAAG AAGGTGTCTCAGTTCATGGTCCGTGCTGCACGTCTTAATGAAGCATTCTCAGTTGTTCGTCGTGCTCCAATAGCACTACGACCTTCACTGCCAGCAGCTGGGGTGACTCCTTGGCCTGTCATGAGTTTGAGATGA
- the LOC122668659 gene encoding chaperone protein dnaJ 8, chloroplastic, with translation MMRNHGSGGLGGGGMQKLRFLMANPKSGRCVRFPTRSLRFSDEFAVLGLTPFASKADVKQAYKRLALKYHPDVMKGENLHVKQDIFREIKSSYESLMDKFEEEEQQVQMDYYDEYDEWDEWMGFEGGMPMVYNSS, from the exons atgatgagaaaccatggGAGCGGGGGATTGGGAGGGGGAGGAATGCAGAAACTGAGGTTCCTAATGGCAAATCCGAAATCTGGTCGTTGTGTCAGATTTCCTACGCGATCTCTGCGATTTTCCGACGAATTTGCAGTTTTGGGTCTGACTCCTTTTGCCTCTAAAGCCGATGTTAAACAAGCCTACAAGCGATTGGCTCTCAAG TATCACCCAGATGTGATGAAAGGGGAGAACCTACACGTGAAACAGGACATTTTCAGGGAAATTAAATCTTCATACGAG AGCTTGATGGAtaagtttgaagaagaagagcaacaagtTCAGATGGACTACTATGACGAATACGACGAATGGGATGAATGGATGGGATTTGAAGGAGGCATGCCCATGGTTTATAATTCATCCTAA